TTTTTTGCCTGTGATTTCTTCGATGTCGTCAACCATGAATTCAACGATGTCTTTGAAAGCGTGTGGCTGGATACCGAGATGGTTACCTGTACGGTTACAGTTGGCAACCGGCTCCATGATCCAGTTAATATTCACGCCGCAAAGGTGAAGCAGTTCACGTGCCATCATTGTTACTTCAGCTGTATCGATGCCGTAAGGGCAGAACAGCGAGCAACGGCGGCACTCAGTACACTGGTAAAAGTAGATGAACCACTCTTTAAGAACGTCTTCGGTCATAACTCTGGAACCGGTGAGGGTTGTCAGAATTTTTCCGGCCATGGTGAAGTCCTTACGGTAAACAGAACGCATAAGTTCTGCACGAAGGACCGGCATGTTTTTAGGATCGCCGGAACCGATGAAAAAGTGGCATTTATCGGCGCAAGCACCGCAACGCACACAGACGTCCATGAATACTTTAAGAGAACGGTATTTATCCAGTCTCTCTTTGAATCCCTGATGGACAATGTCCTGCCAGTTTTCAGGGAGTTTCCAGTCCACGTCAGCAGGAGACCATTGGCGTGGGTTCGGGAAACCTAAGTATTCGAGTTTATCTGCCTTAGCAGGGTAACACCAGTTCCCGGGAGAACAGTCTACCGGAGTATCCATCCAACCTGTGGAAGGCGGTGTATAGTTAATGCTTTTAAAAAGCTCATCAGCTTTTGGGAGGTCAGCCATGTCAACTCCTCAACAAAAGGTATTATAAGGTCCAACCAACACATAAAGTCCGCTGGACTTTATTATGCCTCTTTGTCCACAGGGAGACCCGCTTCAATCATAGGTTCCCTGAAGTCGTCTTCATAAGCCTCATAGCTATGTGGCTTGATGTTCGGATCATTCCAAGGGTTCTCGTGATGCTTAATGCGGGAGTTGTTAGGCATATTCCTTGTAGGAGAAAGGAAGATACCGCCTGCATGCATAAGCTTGCTGAATGGGAAGTAAATGAGCAGTGTACAGACTAATAATAGGTGTACATAGAAAGATACATCCACATTTGCGGGAATTACTGGGTTGAAGGTTACAAGTCCCATAGTCAGCTGTTTAATAGCCATAACATCTACTTTTGCGATAAAGCGCATGTAGATACCGGAAAGCCCGATGGCAATAATGAGCAATAGTGGGAAATAGTCAGTAACCAGAGAAATGTAACGGAGTTTAGCGTCCCAAAGTCTGCGTGCGAGCAAGAAAGCCACACCGACAATGATCAAAAGATCACTCATGTACATTCTGGGTGTTCCGATCTGCATGATCCCGTCAAGCATTTCAACCCAGCCGATACAGGCGGGAATCGGTTCAAAGAAAAGTCTCATGTGCCTGATTACAATAAGCAGGAATGAGTAGTGAAACAGAAGTGAAAACAGCCACAGCCATTTGGCGGAAGCATATGTCACTTTGCCGTCTTTGAGAGCCACTTTTGTGTTCCGGAACAAAGAACGGAAACAGCAGACCTCAAGAAACATACGGATAAAAGTTTGACACGGAGTCACGGGGTTGTCGAACTTGTTGTGATGGATGAAGTCCAAAGACTTCTGCTGTCCGCCCGTGGTCGGAATACAAAAAGGAACAGGGCTTTTCGCCCATTTAATCATCCGGTAAGCAAAACCTACCAGAAATACGGCAACAGCTACCAAAGGTAAGCCGATGCCGAAGAGTTTTGCCATATGCGCTGTTTCTACTCCGAAAAGAGCCAGCAGCACTAGGGCAAAAACTAAAACGAGTGAGTACAAAGCGTTCATCTACCTTCACCTCGCTTATAACGTTTGGCTTCCCGGGGAAGCCGGCCACTACACCTGTCCGGCCCCTTTGGCCGAAGCATCCTCGATTTCGTTGACCCGCCTTAAGAGCATGTGGTGAGAGCGTTTCACTTCACCAATTCTCATTTGCGTGATCAAATCCCTATTCTTGGTATAGATGTCGAACGCGATCAGACCCAGGTTATCAACCCTGGTCTCAAACGCGAGCAACTCGTCAAGTCTACCTTCCTTTTTAAGATCCTGCATAAACTCATCTCTCAGCAGTTTCTTAAAAAGAAAAACAAAACTTAAAGCTCTTGATGGTGCAAATTCCTGAACAGCCCTTATTTTAATCAGGTCTTCCAGGGATTTTGCAATTGCGTCTACATCTTTCCACTCAATAATAAGGTCAAAAAGTTCTCTCGTGACCCTTTGAGTAGTAATTCCGACAGGATTTGTGAACTGATCGCTGTTGCTCTTCCATATCTTCTGAGTTGTTTCAGGATAGGAAGACAGGACCAAATCAAACCATTTTTTAGTCAGAACATTTCTTTTTTCTAACAATCTTTCTTCAAGGTTCATTGTAAGTTCCTGAATTAATTGTCTACGACAGAAATAAGGATCCTCAAGCTCTTGCTTAGGTCTTATAAAATTTTCCGGCCTGACAATGAGGCTGGAAATGTGAATTCTGTCACGCTGTGACTAACAGCACGATATTCCAGATACCTAGTGATTCGTCAAGGTATTTTCCAGATATAATGACCCCCTTAGAGGTATGAAACTCTTTGTGTAACAAGGATTTTAATCTCTGAATAAGGAACCATACCAATAAGGAAACTGCGTGTTTTAGGTAGGGCTTATCACGTTTGCGAGATAATTAATTCTTTTTTTGTCAGGAGTTTTCGTGCATTCAAAATTTACAGATAATTTTTTTGAGAATAAAATATTATTATTAGTTAAATGACCCGGGGTATTTTTTTGAGGTGTAGGATATATACATGAGGGGCAGATGTCTGAATCATTGATTATTTATCCGGAAGGCTGCCGGAAAGCTGTTTTTATAAAAAGATATAAAAGATTTACCGTCGAAGCTTTACTTGATGGTGAGGTTATATCTATCCATACTAACAATACAGGCTCTATGCTTGGCTTGCTGCGGGAAGGGCAGGAGATATTTATTTCTCCGGCATTGAATCCGGCTCGCAAACTTAAATGGACTCTCGAGATGGTTAATCTGTCAGGTTCGTGGGTTGGCGTGAATACCTCTGTTCCGAACAAAATGATACAGAGAGCTTTTGAGGTTGCGGTTTTGCCTGAATTGAAAGGGTACACCGCAATAAAGCGTGAGGCTGTAGTCGGCAAAAGCCGTATTGATGCAAAATTTACCGATGAGTCGGGACGTCTGCCGGATTTATGGGTTGAATGTAAAAATGTCACTCTTGTAGAAGATGATGTGGCCTGCTTTCCTGATGCACCCACTGAACGGGGGCAGAAACACCTTGTTGAATTGATGGCTCTTGCCGCTGAAGGGTATAGGGTCGCGATGTTCTTTTTTGTTCAGCGTAATGATGGAAAATGTTTCGGTCCTGCTGATTTTATAGACCCCAAATATGCAAAATTATTTGAGCAGGCTCTTGCGGCGGGAGTTGAATGCTGGCCGTATCAGGCAGAACTCAGTGAAAAAGGAATTTCAATCGGTGAGAAAATGAAGTTTTAATGTGGCTATAATAAGCTGATATAAAACAATTAAAAAGTCCGGAAAATTTCATAAAATTTTCCGGACTTTTTTTAAGTTTATAAGGCGGTTAAGAAGCTGTAGCCTTTACTCTGTCGGCCTGATTCATATTTGCCAGCTTTTCAACTTTAGCAAGATCAAGCTCAAGCCCTTTTGCGATGCGGGTGCCATAGTCTTTATCTGTTTTATAGAAGATTGCAGCTTGTCTGAGCTGGATGCGTTTCTGTGCTCCGGTCAAATGTCCGATAATATTTCTCGTCAGATTTACCCGGTCCTGTTCACTCATAACATTGCGATACAGATTGCCGGCCTGAACAAAGTCATCGTCTACAAGTTTATAACTATGTTGCGCTGCATTGCCTTCGATCGGCAGTGGAGGTTCAAGAGCCGTTTCATCCGGTTCAGCTCCTTCGAAGCTGTTCGGCCAGTAGTTAGGTCCACCGCCTCCGCCATCGTCTACACGCATAGCTCCGTCGCGCTGGTAATTAAGCTCAGGAGCGTTTTTTGGCATATTTACAGGGATTAGGTGGTAATTTGTTCCAAGTCTGTGGAGATGGGTGTCGTGGTACGAAAACATGCGTCCTTGGAGCATCTTGTCAGGTGAGGCTCCGATGCCGGGTACAAGATTGCCGGGGGTGAAGGCTGCTTGTTCTACTTCGGCAAAATAATTTTCCGGATTTCGATTCAAGACCATCTTCCCTATAGTGATGGGTGGTACTTCGGAGTGAGGCCATACTTTGGTAATATCGAAGATATCCCATTTGAAATCTTTGGCTTGCCGGGGAGTCAGTATCTGCATTTCCAGCGTCCATGACGGGAAGTCTCCGTTTTTAATAGATTCATGCAGATCCCGGGTGGCATGATCCGGATCTTTGGCACACATCGCACCGGCTTCGGCCGCAGTCATGGTTTTTGAGCCTTGATCTGTTTTAAAGTGATATTGGACCCAGACGTATTCACCTTTTTCATTGTACCATTTGTAGGTGTGGCTCGAGTAACCATTCATATGGCGGAAAGTTATAGGGGTTCCTCTGTCCGAGAAAAGAATAGTTACCTGATGAATTGATTCAGGTGTGAGGGATAAGAAATCCCAGAACATGTCGGGATCTTTTAAATTGGTTGCAGGATTACGTTTTTGGGTATGTATGAAATCAGGAAATTTCATTGGGTCGCGAATAAAGAAGACCGGGGTATTATTGCCGACCATATCGTAGTTGCCTTCTTCGGTGTAAAACTTGATGGCGAAACCACGCGGATCACGCTCAGCATCAGCAGAGCCTTTTTCTCCTCCGACTGTTGAAAAGCGCACAAATAGATCAGTTTTTTTGCCAACTTCAGAGAGGAAGGCTGCTTTTGTGTATTTGGTAACATCAGCAGTTACTTCAAAATAGCCGTATGCTCCGGCTCCTTTGGCATGAACTACGCGTTCAGGGATGCGTTCGCGGTCGAAGTGGGCCAGTTTCTCTATAAGGTGCATATCCTGAACTAAGACCGGGCCTTTTTCTCCGGCTGTTTGTGAGTTTAGGTCGTCACCCACAGGCTTCCCGAAGGCTGTCGTAATTTTCTTTTTTTTCATGGCAGAACTCCTTTTTATTTGTGTAAACGGTTGGTTCTTTATCAGCCTTCCTTGTATCACTCTGAATGAGTAATTGGAATAGTAATTGAGGATTTGCATGAAGAGCGAACAAGTGTTTGGTTGAGAATTTTTCTTTACGTCTGAAACAAAAGGGAAAATCCCTATTCTCTTAGTGTAAAAGAATAGGGATTTTCAGACCTGACGGGTGTTGAAAAGCTTGGTGCCCGGCCGGGACCGAGTTAATCCGACCGGACACCATAGGAGCTGGATGCCGAAATTTTTGCCGGGAGGGTGGAGCTCCCGGCATGAAACCAGTCTCGGAGTAGCTTGCCTCATGAAATTAGGGGCAACATGCAGAACGATGACTTTGGACGAGTTCTACATTTGTTCGAGCTGTTAAATATATTAATCAGTTGAGGGGTTACGTTCGCGCATCAGTTCCTGCTTACGTACAGCTCGCCGTTCAACTGCTTCTTTGTTTCTTCTATGATCCACGCCTGTCTCAAGGGTAAGTTGAGGTACAAGGGAAGGTTTTCCGTCTTCGCCTATGGCAACAAATGTCAGATACGCTGAATTTGTATGCCGCAGTTCTCCTGTAAGAAGATTTTCAGCTTCGACCCGCACTCCGATTTCCATTGAAGTTTTACCTACCATATTCACGTTCGCATGAAGGTTGATAAGCTCGCCGACATATGCGGGTCTCAGGAAGTTCATCCTGTCAATAGAGGCTGTGACCACAGGTTTACGTGCATGACGCATGGCGCAGGTGGCAGCAATGAGATCCAGCTGTTTCAGAAGAACCCCGCCATGAAGGTTGCCAGCTGGATTTGTATCCTGCGGGAGCACTCTGTAGGTTGTGTATGCTCTGCTTTCACTGACTTTTTTTTCTTTCATTGAACTGTTCCTGATCCTGAGTTTCTTTTGATGTGATATTTTTATATTACAAAATTACCGGATCTTACCATACTCTACCCTTGCTTCCCATATCATTTTAGCAATTCGTTTACCTAGGTCGAGCTGCCTTGTGCTCAGGAGAGCTTCGGCTGCTTCCCGGTTTCCCCCGGATTTGAGCAACGTAGCAGACTCCAAGTCTCTGAGATAATTCTCACATTCCCGGATTAGCTTGGAGAGGTTCATCGCCTCCAGCTCAATAGGTATCCTTACGGATTTTACTTTTTTACTCATGTTTTTGCTTCGTTGATAATACTTTTGCCAGATTGGGTAGAATTGTCAATACATTTGTAATACAAATTGAAAATAAATAAATATTGTTTAGTAATGCCAAATAAAGTTTTTATTAATTATTTTTTGATGAATAAAAGTAGTTCAAAAGTAATACGAAACAACGTCAATAAACACCTTAAATAGTAACTATAAAAAGCTACAGTTTGTAATTTGATTGCTAATGTCTAGTTTTAGTAAGGTGGCTGGTGAGTTTGGTTGTTTTAATAAAGTTTTTTATTTTAAATACTTAAAAAGAACTAAGTCTTTTTTTAGTAGGCGTGAGTGTTCAAGGTATATCTTTGTTTTAAAAGCCAAGAGTCAAAGCCTTTTGCTCGTGAATACTAGAAAAATTTTCCAAGAGAGGTAATAATGGAGCGATAATGAGGAGTTTATTCGAACTGGAAAGAGCGCACTGGGGGTCGGGTTGCGCATATAAAAGCCATGATCAAAACAATGCCGGTGGCTGGACTGTAGAAGAGGGGGGAAAAGAATCCTGTGATAATGACGGCAGTAATAAGAGAGGCCATGGTGTCCGAAGAGTATTTTATGGAAAGTGTGGTTGCAATTGCGGACGCTCCGGCTATTCCTGCAATCCCCCATGCTGTCAGAATGTGAAGCCATATCGGAGTTACGTGGAAGATATAAGTTCCTGAACCAGTCCATGCAAAATTTTGCTTATGCCATAGTTCCCATATCGAAGCCGGAATGTTCAGCGGTAAAGGCACTGAGAGAGGATGACCTGTCAGAAGTCGGGATGGAGTTTTTTCAAATAGGTCTAAAATAGAAAACCAGAGCCAATAGGCTGGAAGGTCGTTTGGATTGAAAAAGGTCATTTCATGTGAAGCAAGTGCTAGAAAATTAAAAAGTACAAGAGTCAGCACGAGAATGGTTTTCTTGATAGCTCCTTTTGGGCCGAAAAATAAAAGAACCAGAACCGCCGCAAAGCCGGCATCCCTGCTCAGAGTGCACATAATTCCTGTAAATATCAGGAGTCTTGTGGTCTTAAGTTTTGAAGGTTCATGCAGTGTTGAGCATAATCCGGCCAGCAGAATAGGTCCGGTCAGTTCAGCGTTTCCAAAAAGATTAGGAGGGGCTGTAAGTCCGCTCAGTAAAAAGAGATATAGAAAGTTGCAGATGATAAGAACAGCAAGCCATGATGCCCAGAAGTAGAAGTGTTCCGGCTTGGGTATAGAAAAATTAGTTATCCAGAGTACAATCACAAGCCCGTATAACAAAGGGCGTATTTCCATGAGAAAGGGCAGTGAGGGCGCCAGCGGAAACAGCAGTGGCGTAAAGATTTTAGAAAAAGCCCAAAAAAGAAGGACACAGGGAATACCTGCTTTAAGCCAGAGAGGAAAAACAGGGGCTTGTTTGTTTTTGTAAGGTTCAACCAGAAGTCCAAGTACTGCAAGCCCTGCGACAAGTATTTCTGCAAGGTTTTGAGGCGCAGCGGAACCGTTCATGCCGTAGGCTGCCAGTAAAATCGGCAGACCTAAGCTGAAAAGGGCGACAGGAAATTCGGAGGCTGAAACGGCTTTGTTATTGGAATTCATTTGTAAAAGGCTGTTACCTTGATCTTTTTAGTATGAGAAGCCCTAAAAAAAATAAAAAATAAATGGTTAAGCAAATCGTGCTGAAATTCTGAGTTTTAATCTGTTGAAATAATTGAACGGGAATCGTGGAAGGATGGGAGTCTCTTTTCTTTTTACAAAAAGCAAATCAAGTATATGTGCTACAGGTTCTGTGTCGGAAAGATAATTTGTGCATCCTGCGCAATAGGTGACCATGGGGGCGCCTGTTTGCGCGGCTTCAGCTTTTCGTTTGTTATTCCATTCCTGTGCGAAAGGTTTGTTGTGAAATCCTACGCCTCCCCCTTCACCGCAGCAGATTGTTTTATCTCTGCTGTGATCCATTTCGATCAGGGTGACCCCGTTTTGAGTTAAGAGTTTTCTGACGCTTTCCTGTAAACCTGATTCAAAGCGGGTGACGCATGGATCATGTACCGTTGCTTTTTGAAGCCAGGGTTTATTGAGGGAAATGTTTGAATCAAGTAATTCTTCGTAAATAGATACAATCTTAAATGAAGGGGAAAATCCTTTGAAAGTTATGTGGCAGTTAGGGCATGCTGTCAGGATTTTAGTG
This DNA window, taken from Maridesulfovibrio ferrireducens, encodes the following:
- the dsrM gene encoding sulfate reduction electron transfer complex DsrMKJOP subunit DsrM; amino-acid sequence: MNALYSLVLVFALVLLALFGVETAHMAKLFGIGLPLVAVAVFLVGFAYRMIKWAKSPVPFCIPTTGGQQKSLDFIHHNKFDNPVTPCQTFIRMFLEVCCFRSLFRNTKVALKDGKVTYASAKWLWLFSLLFHYSFLLIVIRHMRLFFEPIPACIGWVEMLDGIMQIGTPRMYMSDLLIIVGVAFLLARRLWDAKLRYISLVTDYFPLLLIIAIGLSGIYMRFIAKVDVMAIKQLTMGLVTFNPVIPANVDVSFYVHLLLVCTLLIYFPFSKLMHAGGIFLSPTRNMPNNSRIKHHENPWNDPNIKPHSYEAYEDDFREPMIEAGLPVDKEA
- a CDS encoding RsbRD N-terminal domain-containing protein; the protein is MNLEERLLEKRNVLTKKWFDLVLSSYPETTQKIWKSNSDQFTNPVGITTQRVTRELFDLIIEWKDVDAIAKSLEDLIKIRAVQEFAPSRALSFVFLFKKLLRDEFMQDLKKEGRLDELLAFETRVDNLGLIAFDIYTKNRDLITQMRIGEVKRSHHMLLRRVNEIEDASAKGAGQV
- the sfsA gene encoding DNA/RNA nuclease SfsA codes for the protein MSESLIIYPEGCRKAVFIKRYKRFTVEALLDGEVISIHTNNTGSMLGLLREGQEIFISPALNPARKLKWTLEMVNLSGSWVGVNTSVPNKMIQRAFEVAVLPELKGYTAIKREAVVGKSRIDAKFTDESGRLPDLWVECKNVTLVEDDVACFPDAPTERGQKHLVELMALAAEGYRVAMFFFVQRNDGKCFGPADFIDPKYAKLFEQALAAGVECWPYQAELSEKGISIGEKMKF
- a CDS encoding catalase yields the protein MKKKKITTAFGKPVGDDLNSQTAGEKGPVLVQDMHLIEKLAHFDRERIPERVVHAKGAGAYGYFEVTADVTKYTKAAFLSEVGKKTDLFVRFSTVGGEKGSADAERDPRGFAIKFYTEEGNYDMVGNNTPVFFIRDPMKFPDFIHTQKRNPATNLKDPDMFWDFLSLTPESIHQVTILFSDRGTPITFRHMNGYSSHTYKWYNEKGEYVWVQYHFKTDQGSKTMTAAEAGAMCAKDPDHATRDLHESIKNGDFPSWTLEMQILTPRQAKDFKWDIFDITKVWPHSEVPPITIGKMVLNRNPENYFAEVEQAAFTPGNLVPGIGASPDKMLQGRMFSYHDTHLHRLGTNYHLIPVNMPKNAPELNYQRDGAMRVDDGGGGGPNYWPNSFEGAEPDETALEPPLPIEGNAAQHSYKLVDDDFVQAGNLYRNVMSEQDRVNLTRNIIGHLTGAQKRIQLRQAAIFYKTDKDYGTRIAKGLELDLAKVEKLANMNQADRVKATAS
- a CDS encoding acyl-CoA thioesterase — encoded protein: MKEKKVSESRAYTTYRVLPQDTNPAGNLHGGVLLKQLDLIAATCAMRHARKPVVTASIDRMNFLRPAYVGELINLHANVNMVGKTSMEIGVRVEAENLLTGELRHTNSAYLTFVAIGEDGKPSLVPQLTLETGVDHRRNKEAVERRAVRKQELMRERNPSTD